The Entelurus aequoreus isolate RoL-2023_Sb linkage group LG23, RoL_Eaeq_v1.1, whole genome shotgun sequence genome has a window encoding:
- the noto gene encoding LOW QUALITY PROTEIN: homeobox protein notochord (The sequence of the model RefSeq protein was modified relative to this genomic sequence to represent the inferred CDS: deleted 2 bases in 2 codons), with amino-acid sequence MQQVPSRYSVRNYAPAPASGKSFTIDALLAKPDESASDRAWVKYQPGPKHHMTLPLAPAPSYAYSANLLAPGYSLYCCPPFGYQTSCRGAFYAQAAAAKVDAGGLHPAFKAKGAKSKRMRTSFTSEQLSRLEKEFARQQYMVGSERFLLASALQLTEAQVKVWFQNRRIKWRKQSLEQQQAKLAKLGLGVAPKSPGSQGHGEEEEFSDSDVDVDVGVDDC; translated from the exons ATGCAGCAGGTCCCGAGCAGATACTCCGTGCGTAATTACGCACCGGCGCCGGCCAGCGGGAAGTCCTTCACCATCGACGCGCTGCTCGCCAAGCCGGACGAGTCCGCCTCGGACCGGGCGTGGGTCAAGTACCAGCCGGGGCCGAAACACCACATGACGTTGCCCTTGGCCCCGGCACCTTCTTACGCGTACTCGGCCAACCTGTTGGCCCCCGGATACTCGCTCTACTGCTGCCCGCCTTTCGGCTACCAGACCTCATGCCGTGGAGCCTTTTACGCACAAG CTGCCGCGGCCAAAGTCGACGCCGGGGGCCTCCACCCTGCCTTCAAAGCCAAGGGGGCCAAGTCC AAACGCATGCGCACCAGCTTCACCAGCGAGCAGCTGTCCCGCCTGGAGAAGGAGTTCGCCCGCCAGCAGTACATGGTGGGCTCG GAGAGGTTCCTCCTGGCCTCCGCCCTGCAGCTCACTGAGGCCCAG GTCAAAGTCTGGTTCCAGAACCGGCGCATCAAGTGGCGCAAGCAGAGTCTGGAGCAGCAGCAGGCCAAGCTGGCCAAACTGGGCTTGGGCGTGGCACCCAAGAGTCCTGGTTCTCAAGGCCACGGCGAGGAGGAGGAGTTCTCAGACTCGGACGTGGATGTGGACGTGGGCGTGGACGACTGCTGA